A window from Methylococcus mesophilus encodes these proteins:
- the gloB gene encoding hydroxyacylglutathione hydrolase has product MLEILQIPVLEDNYVYLLHEPDSGATAAVDPAVAGPVLEALDARGWRLSHVLNTHHHGDHVGGNLELKAATGCAIVGAAGDRHRIPGIDVALKDGEEFRLGSASARMLEVPGHTSGHVAFWFEDDAALFCGDTLFALGCGRLLEGSAEQMWRSLERLRALPPKAKVFCAHEYTQANARFAVTIEPGNTALRERLGRVEALRREGLATVPSSLGEELATNPFLRPESPEIRQGLGIVQAPDVEVFAEIRRRKDGFRG; this is encoded by the coding sequence ATGCTCGAAATTCTTCAAATCCCCGTGCTTGAAGACAACTATGTCTATCTTCTCCACGAGCCCGACAGCGGCGCCACCGCGGCGGTGGATCCGGCCGTTGCCGGGCCGGTGCTGGAGGCGCTCGATGCCAGGGGCTGGCGGCTCAGCCACGTACTCAACACCCATCACCACGGCGACCATGTCGGCGGCAACCTTGAACTCAAGGCGGCGACCGGCTGCGCCATCGTCGGTGCGGCAGGAGATCGTCACCGCATTCCGGGAATCGATGTCGCGTTGAAAGACGGCGAGGAATTCCGGCTCGGTTCCGCATCGGCCCGGATGCTGGAGGTCCCGGGGCATACCTCCGGCCATGTCGCCTTCTGGTTCGAGGACGATGCCGCCCTGTTCTGCGGGGACACGTTGTTCGCGTTGGGCTGCGGCCGACTGTTGGAGGGCAGCGCAGAGCAGATGTGGCGCTCCCTGGAGCGGCTGCGCGCGCTGCCGCCGAAGGCGAAGGTCTTCTGCGCCCATGAATACACCCAGGCCAATGCCCGATTCGCCGTTACGATCGAGCCCGGCAACACCGCCTTGCGCGAACGCCTGGGCCGGGTCGAGGCCTTGCGGCGTGAAGGGCTGGCCACGGTGCCTTCGAGCCTGGGCGAAGAGCTGGCGACGAACCCCTTCCTGCGGCCGGAAAGTCCGGAGATCAGGCAGGGGCTGGGGATCGTGCAAGCGCCGGATGTCGAGGTGTTCGCTGAAATCCGGCGCAGGAAGGACGGTTTTCGGGGTTAA
- a CDS encoding amino acid permease produces MRIFRTKAVSTDDCTGSGLKRCLGALDLTLLGIGAIIGTGIFVLTGIAAATQAGPAVVLSFVFAGIACAFAALAYAELAACVGGCGSAYGYSYAAFGELIAWIIGWDLILEYAISVAAVANGWSGYFANALTAAGLALPDYLTTAPEQGGIINLPASAIIFLLMALLIVGVKESARLNTVMVSIKVLAIAVFVAVASAHVDPTHWDPFMPFGWFGHDVDGKPIGVMAGASIVFFAYVGFDAVSTAAEEARNPMRDVPIGIIGSLVFCTLIYILVAGLLTGVVPYTELNVSSPVAHALQLLGIRWASGLVATGVIAGLTTVMLVLYYALTRIIFAMSRDGLMSPWFSTVNRRTQTPVRVIVLCGVFISVVAGLVPLGELAELVNIGTLFAFVLVCLGVIMLRITRPDLDRPFKTPVVPWFPILGALSCGALMAFLPTLTWLRFVIWLVVGIMIYFAYSYRHSKLAEQTAD; encoded by the coding sequence ATGCGAATCTTTCGAACCAAGGCGGTTTCCACGGACGACTGCACCGGCAGCGGCCTCAAGCGCTGCCTGGGGGCGCTCGACCTGACCCTGCTCGGGATCGGCGCGATCATCGGAACCGGCATCTTCGTGCTGACCGGCATCGCCGCCGCGACCCAGGCCGGCCCCGCCGTCGTCCTATCCTTCGTCTTCGCCGGAATCGCGTGCGCCTTCGCCGCCCTGGCGTACGCCGAGCTGGCGGCCTGCGTAGGCGGCTGCGGCAGCGCGTACGGCTACAGCTATGCGGCTTTCGGCGAACTGATCGCCTGGATCATCGGCTGGGACCTCATTCTGGAGTATGCGATCTCGGTGGCCGCGGTCGCCAACGGATGGTCGGGGTATTTCGCCAACGCCCTGACCGCAGCCGGTCTGGCATTGCCGGACTATCTGACCACGGCGCCGGAACAGGGGGGAATCATCAACTTGCCGGCTTCCGCGATCATCTTCCTGCTGATGGCCCTGCTCATCGTCGGCGTGAAGGAGAGCGCCCGCCTAAACACCGTCATGGTATCAATCAAGGTACTGGCCATCGCCGTGTTCGTCGCCGTCGCCAGCGCCCACGTCGATCCCACCCATTGGGACCCGTTCATGCCCTTCGGCTGGTTCGGCCACGATGTCGACGGTAAGCCGATCGGCGTGATGGCCGGGGCTTCGATCGTGTTCTTTGCCTACGTGGGATTCGATGCGGTCTCGACCGCCGCGGAGGAAGCGCGCAATCCGATGCGCGACGTGCCGATCGGCATTATCGGTTCACTGGTGTTCTGCACCCTGATCTACATCCTGGTGGCAGGACTCCTCACCGGCGTGGTGCCCTACACCGAACTCAACGTTTCCTCGCCGGTCGCCCATGCGCTGCAGCTGCTCGGCATCCGCTGGGCATCCGGGCTGGTCGCCACTGGGGTGATCGCAGGCCTGACCACGGTCATGCTGGTGCTCTACTACGCCCTGACGCGAATCATCTTCGCCATGTCCCGCGACGGGCTGATGTCGCCGTGGTTTTCCACGGTCAACCGCCGCACCCAGACGCCGGTGCGGGTCATCGTTCTGTGCGGGGTCTTTATTTCGGTGGTCGCCGGCTTGGTCCCCTTGGGGGAACTGGCCGAACTCGTCAACATCGGTACCCTGTTCGCCTTCGTCCTGGTCTGCCTTGGGGTCATCATGCTCCGCATCACCCGGCCGGATCTGGATCGGCCGTTCAAGACACCGGTCGTGCCCTGGTTTCCGATCCTGGGCGCCTTGTCCTGCGGTGCCCTCATGGCCTTTCTGCCAACCCTGACCTGGCTGCGCTTCGTGATCTGGCTGGTGGTGGGCATCATGATCTATTTCGCCTATTCCTACCGCCACAGCAAGTTGGCGGAACAGACAGCGGATTAA